GCGGATCCGATTGGCGGCATGGACGTCACCGAGCGCGGCTTCGCGGCGATGTGCACCGCCGTGCGCAAGCTGGCGGAGGAGGTCTCCGGCGGCAAGCTGGTGCTGGTGCTGGAGGGCGGCTATTCGCTGGAGGGGCTGTCGAACTCCGTGCACGCGTGCATCGAGGTGCTGGCGGGAAGGGATGACAGCTTCGCGTCCGGCGCCACCAACGCGGACGCGAGGGAGGCACTGGCCGCGAGCCGCGAAGCGCTCAAGCCGTACTGGGCCAGCGTGCGCTGACGGGGCGTTTCAGTACAGCCTGCCGCTGTCCAGGGTGATGCCGGACAGCTCCACCAGGAACGCGCCCAGGTCATGGATGGGGCGCGCGGGTCCTTCCGGGTCCGGGCTGTGGATGCTCAACACCCGGTAGCGCCCTTCCCGGCCTCCTTCGAACAGCCACTCCGACCCGTCGAGGTACGCAACGGGGCGGGGAGTGAAGAAGCGGTCCATGGACCAGAAGCGGGCCGCCTCCAGATGCTGTCGCACGGCCTGCCACTGGGTGGGCGTGAGCAGGATGCGTCGGTCGACGGTCAACGTCCCTTCCTCCATGCCGGACACCTTCACGTGCAGGGAGTGGAGAGGGCCCAGGTGTTCGATGCGGATGACAAAGGACTCACGGGTTGAGGGGATCCACGTGAAGCGGTAGACCTCGACGCCGGGTGCCAGGGGCAGCAGCGGCCCTTCCTTCAAGGCCCGCAGCATGCCGGAGCACCAGCAGCGCCTGCTCTCCTGTCCACGCGCATCGTTGAACTCCGCCTCCAGCCAGGGCAACAGCGTCAGGGCGAAAGCTCCTCGCGGAAAGACATCGGGCAGGTGAGCCGGCCACTCGGTGCGGCAGGGTCCACTGCTCGGGAAGCCGTCTTCAATGAACCCCAGGGGCGGATCCGCTGGCGGTCGAACCGTGGCGCAGGCTCCGAGCAGCAACAGCAGTCCGCGAGCAGCGATGGCGGATGTCTTCAAGCCCCCTCCTGGCATGCCGCATACCGCATCCACATCAGGTGCAGCCTACTCCATCACCGGACGGGCTCCGTTGGCTGGCTCCTGACGGAAAACGGCTCCGCACGGAACAGCACCGTCTTCAGCGTTGCCTCCAAGAGGTGCTCCGCGTCCGGGACGGGTTCATTCCACCGCGCCGCCACCATGCCGTCCGGTCGCACGAGGCAGGCACCACCGTCCCCTACCCCATACGCGTGCTGCCAGCCGTAGACCACGTGGACCCGCAGCGGCACGAGCTCCGCGCTGCGCCACGCCTCACTCCCCGCGAGCAGGACGAAGCCATTCCCAAGCAGGTCCAGCGTCGACTTGCGCCCGTCCGGTCCATCCAGCCACACGTGCGGCGCGCGCGTGCCGGGCTCGCCCGTGGGGACAAACGTCTTCGGCAACGGTGGCCCTTCACCGTAGCGGTAGCCGAGGGTGACAGCATCGTCGTCGACGAGGACCGCGTCCGCCGGAAGCTCCTGCTTCGCCATCTTCAGCGCGAGCAGCGCGGCCTGGTTCGCGGTGGCAGCCGCCACGGGCCGTCGCTCGGCGTCGTAGGTCTCCAGCAGCGCGGGCCCCGCGTGGCCGTTCAGCACTGCGGCCAGCTTCCAGGCCAGGTTCGCCGCGTCGTGGATGCCGGTGTTGGCGCCAAAGCCTCCCGTGGGTGGCATCTGGTGCGCGGCGTCCCCCGCGAGGAAGACACGGCCCGAACCGAAGCGCTCCGCGACCCGCTCCGCCGCCTCCCACACGAACGTTCCGTGGAACGTGGGCGTCAGGTCCGGAATGCCCGTGACGGTGCGCAGTCGCTGTGTCCACCGGGCCTCCGTGAAGTCATCGGCCGTCTCACGGGCCAAGTCGAGCCGGGTCGCGTGGATCCACCGGTCCCTCACGTCCGTGGCCGCGATGACGCCGCCCACCTCCGGATGCGTGAGCACCGCGAAGCCCAGCGGCACCTCCCGCTGCACAGGCGAGAGGTCGGCCTCGAAGAGCGTGGAGATGTTGTGGCCAAAGGAGCCCCGTCCTCGCTGTGAGATGCCCAGCGCCTCACGCACCGGACTGCGCACCCCATCCGCGCCAATCAGATACGTCGCCTGCACGGTGGACACCGTGCCCGTGTCGCGGTCGAGCACCGTGGCCCGTACTCCCTGCGCATCCTGCGTGAAGCCCGTCAGCTCGTGACGGAAGCACACCTCCACGTCCTGGCTCCTCACGGCCTTCAAGAGGATGGGCTCCAGCCGATCCTGCCCCAGGAAGACGAACGGACACGGGCTGAGGTCCATCCGCTGCGTGGAGACCGTCCGCGTCTTCCACGAATGCACCGGCCCCGCGAGAGTGACGGCCACCAGCTCTCCGACGACCGTGCCCTCGGGAACCGCCCCGGCCTGCTCCACGTCTTCTCTGGCGCACGTGGACCGCAACAACTCCACCGTGCGCGCGTGGAAGCCGCGTGCCCGCGGATGGAGCGACGTGCCCGCGTGCTTCTCGATGATCAGCGCGCGCACGCCCTGGTGGGCGAGGAACAACGCGGTCGACAGCCCCACGAGGCCGCCTCCGACGATGAGCACGGGGACCTGACGCACCTGCGAGGGATGGGCTTGCATGCCCGGAGATATAGCGCCCGGCCGCAACCCGGTCCTGGCGCAACGGGTGGTCCATCCGGCGAATCGTGACGCGCGGACCCAGCGGGCCCTGGAGCGCATCGTGATGGAGGACGCGGACGCCCTGCGCACGGAGGACCTGGCGGAAGTCGCTGGCCTGTGCCGCGCCCCCTCCCTGCGGGCCTCCCGCGCCAGCATGGGCGAAAGCCCCACCCGGTCCCCCCAAGGCTACCGGCAGGAGCGCGCGGCGGAGCGGCTCCGCCAGGGCCAGGCCGGGTCCGTGATGGCGACCGCGCGCATGTGCGGCTTCGAAGACCTGGCCGCTTCGCCCGGGTCTTCCGTTCCCGCTTCGGCTGCGCGCCCCGCGAGTACCGCGCGCCATGGACGAGAAGGCCGCCAGGAGTTCGTCAACCCATCCTGCCTCGAAGTTCTCCGCGAGGCCCCGCACCTCGCGGAGCGGTGGTGGGCCCGACGGTGTGCATGAACGACGCCAAGGCGAGTCCACGTGCAGCGGCGCCCTGCCGGGAGCGCCCTCTCCAAACCTGTCCGACAGTCGGACAGGTTCGCGCCGCCTGGCGCCCCAGGACGGGCTGGCCGCGCATCCATGTCAGACCCCCGTGGTTTGGTGCACGAGGCTTGGGCGAGGAGGGCGACGGTGATGGTGCGGGTGGGACTCGTGGCGTACGTGGAGGAGCAACTCGAGCGCGCGATTGCGCTGGGGATGCTGCCGAGGGGACAGTTCGGCTCGGAAGAGAAGCTGGCGCGTGAGTTTGGGTGCTGCCGGGGCACCGTGCGGGAGGCGCTGCGGCGGCTGGCGGCGCGAGGGCTGGTGGTGCAGCGCTCCGGACGCAAGACGCGCGCGGTGGCGCTGGATGAGTCGCTGACGCTGGAGAACCTGGGCCTGGCGCTGCATGACGAACGCCGCCCGGAGTGCCGTCGGCTGCTGGAGGGCTTCTTCAGCCTCAAGCGGCAGGTGCTGGTGGAGCTCCTGGCCGACTGCTGCACGAGGGCCTCCGACGCGGCCCTGGGCCAGTTGGAGGACGCCTGCTTCTGGCTTTCGGACGCGGCGCGCTGGAATCCTGGCGAGCGCTGCGCACAGTGGGAGTTCGAGTTGCTGCGGCTCGCGGCCCGGGCTGCGGAGCGTCCAGGGCACCTGCTCCTCATCCAGTCACTGCAGCGGGCTTTACGGGGCAACGCGACCCGGCTGCTGTCCCTCATGGGCGGCGAGACGCTGCGCCAGTGGGTCTTCTGCGCGATAGAGGCCCTGCGAAATCGCGACGCGCGGGCGCTCCAGCACGAGCTACCGGCGCTGCTGAAGGCGTGCGATGAGCGCGTGCTGGAGGACTTCGCCCCCGTCCCCCAGGAGCAGGAGTCCCCCGAGGCCGAGTGCCCCCCGGAGTGCCTCCCTGACGTCCCCGCTTCAGCCTCCGCGCAGGACGATGCGCCCGCCGCGGGCCCATGCGTGGAGGAGCGTGGCCCTGACCACCTCGCGCCAGCCGCCGGGGCAACGGGAGCGCTCGGCATTGGCCCCCGCGTCCACGAGGGAGACCTTCCCGTGGAGCCGGACCGCGGGACGCCGCGGATTCCAGCCGCCCCAGGCCTTACTCCCGGCGAGCCGCAGGGTGCGTGCTCCCCTGTGGACGTGACGGGCGCGGCCCCGGGAAACATCCCCGACTGTCGAGCGGGTGGGAGCGCTTCGTCTCAGGAAGAGGAGCCGCTTGCGCGAGGAGAAGCGCAAGGCGAGCGGGCCGCCTCATGGCCCCCAGGGGCCCGTCCCCACCACGAGGACGGTGGGCAGTGCGCCTCTGACGCCTCCATGGCCCAGACGCCAGAACCCCCCGCTTCATGAGCGGCGACAGCCCTTCGTGCCCACTCGGGCCCTTGAGGCGGAGCGCCCGCGCAGATGGACCTCAGCCGCCGGACTGGCGTCCTTCGATGGCGCACAGGAGCACCGCCGCGGCGATGCCCAGGCGCCGGTCCAACTGGCGCTGCGTGTCCATGGAGAAGTCGAGGTCGATCTTCTGGATGAACGGGTTGAAGTGCTGCCGGAAGCTGAAGACCTGCGCGCCGCCCAGGGTGCCGGTGAAGGTCTGCGGGATGAGGTTGGTGAGGAAGCGCCGCACGAGCGCCAGCAGCATGCTGTCCTCCTCAATCCGCCCCACCTCCTGGCCGTCCACGTCCAGCACCAGCCACGTGTCGCGCAGCATGGAGCTCAGGGCCTTGCGGCGCAGCGCGCCCACGCGCTCGCCGGTGGCCGCGTCGGTGACGTCGTAGGTGGCGCCGAAGTCCAGGATGCTGCGCGCCTGGATGGTGATGAGCTCCTCCTGCATGTCCTCGCCGCTGTAGATGCGCAGGTCCTCCTTCAGCTTGAAGGCCTTCATCTTCGAGTAGAAGGCGACGTTGCCCGCCTCGTCGTAGATGTGGAACGCGCCGCCGAACAGCTTGAAGAACTTGCGGCGGATCATGTAGCGGGACTGGCCGAGGCGCCCGGAGGCGAGCTCGCTCCGGGGACGGGTCTGGAGGGCGGAGGACATGGCCTTCCTCCCTAGCGCGAAGCGGCACGCGGGGCCAGGGGGCTACTTGATGCCCTGCTTCGCCTTGCTCTCCGCCACGGCCTTCTGCGCGGTGGCGTGGATGTTGTCGAACTGGGCGCGGTACACGTCCGAGTGGCTCTTGCCCGTCTGCTTGTTCGCGACGTTCTGGCGCGCCCAGTAGCTGTCGAAGCTGGGGTCCGCGCCCTCCAGGCGCTTGCCGAAGCGGTCCATCTCCTTGGGCCAGCCCTGGTTGTCGATGCCGTGCTTCATCACGTCATGGTGGCGCTTGATGCCGTCGTACTCGATGCGCTCCATGCTCTTGGCGAAGTTCTCGCGCCGGGCGTTCAGGTCCCCGCCGAAGGCCGGCTTGCCCAGCACGGCGTTGAGCTCGTTCTGGAAGGCATCGCTGGTGACCTTGCTGAACTTCTTCTGCTGCGCGGCGTTGGTGGCCTCGAAGGCCATGACGCTGGCGCGCTTGGGGCCCGTGAGGTCCGGCCGCAGGCCGATCTGGTTGTCCTTCTTGTAGAACATGCCGCCATGGACCTGGTCCTTGGTGACGACGTTGACGGGCTTGCCGTCGGACGCCTTCGCGGCGTCGTCCACCAGCGCCGCGTACTTCGGGTTCTTCAGCATCTCCTCGTGGGCCATCTTGTCGTAGACGGCATGCATCGAGGGGTCCGTGGGCGGCTTCTGGACCGGCGGCTGCTGCACGGTGTTGGGCCCCTGGGTCCGCTGCTTCTTCTGCGGCGGCCCCTCCACCTCCGGCTTTCGGATGGACGAGGTGAGGTCGTCGTGCTTGCGCTTCACCGGAAGCGACGGGCCTGAGCTGAACTTGGAGATTCCGCGGGGCATGGGGGCGCTCCTGAGGGGAGGGGCTGGAGGAACTGGAAGCGCAGGATAACGCCCGCCATGGCCCGGTGAACACGCCGCGTCACGCACGGCGTGTCCGAACTTCAAACATCCATCAGTAGCAGAGGTAGTTGTCGTACCAGTCGTGGGGATCCGCACTCTCATGGATGAGCGTGCACTGCTTGCCCTCGATGGGGCCAGCCGGCGACCAGGAGAACTGCAGCGGGCTGCTGGTGGGCACGCAGAGGTAGTTATCATTCCACGTGTGCCCCGCGGGCTCTGACGACTCGTAGATTTGCGTGCAGCGCATGCCGGCGATGGGGCCCGCGCTGCTCCACTGGATGCCGTAGTCCACGGTGGAGCACAGGAAGTTGTCGTTCCACGTATTGGGATCCGCCGCCTCATGCACCTGGGTGCAGTAGCGGCCGGCGATGGGGCCCGCGCCGGACCAGGACAGGGCCGGCGTTGCCTGGAGGCTCAGGATGGCCTGGCGCAGATTGGGCAGTCGGCCGATGTTGCGCGCATCCGCCGCCTGCGCCGTGCCCGTAGAGGCCAGCAGGCTGCGCAGATATCGCGGTTCCAGGGGATCAGACCCGCGCGCACGCGCCACGCCCTGGAGGCTCAGCGCCGAGCCGGTGACGATGGGCGACGCGCTGGACGTGCCGCTGAAGGTGCCCGTGTAGTACTGGTCCTCGCCGTAGGCGGAGCCGAACAGGTCGCCGTAGCCCATGGACGCCACGCTCTCACCCCAGCCGTGCACGTCCACGCGCGAGCCGAAGTTCGTCCAGCACATGGGGACGCGCGTGGTGGCGGTGCTCGCGCCCACCACGATGGCGCCCGAGTCGCGTACGCCGCGGTTGAAGGCGCCGCCGTACGCGGCCTCGTCCAGGTTGGCGCTGCCGTTGCCCGCCGCCTCCACCACGGTGACGCCGTTGGCGGTGGCCGTGGCGATGGCGTCGTAGTTGGCCTGCCAGTACTCCATCGCGATGTAGTTGCACTGGCCCTGGTTGCAGGTACAGGGCGTGCTGTCCGCCGGCCCCTGCGCGTGCAGTTCAATCAGGATGACGCCGCCACGTCCCACCGCCGACGCCGCGTTGGCGATGGCGGCGGCGGTGCCCTGCGAGGCCGCCGACACGCCCACCGTCGCGCCGTGCGCGATGCCCGTCACGCCATAGCCGTTGGCCGTGCCCACGATTTCACCCAGCACCGCGGTGCCGTGGTTGCGCCAGCCCAGGTCGTTGTACTGCGCGCCCAGCTGGGTGAAGAGGCCCGGCATGTCCTCGTGCGTGGTGCGCCAGCCGCCCTCGATGTCCACGAAGCGGATGCCCGCGCCGTTGCCACCGGCCACGCCCCAGGCATAGCGCGCGTCCACGCCGCTGGGGGCCGCGTTGAGGTAGCCCTGGTTGCCCTCGTACAGCGGCGTCGTGGGGGCGATGTCCGCGGCGGCGAGCAGGCTCCGCAGCGCGGGCTCCATGCCGAAGTTCACCATGGCGGGCTCCGCGGGAGGCTCCGCGTACGCCACCTCCACGCTGTCCAGCGCGTTGAGCGCGGCGACGAGCTCCGCCACGCGCTCCGAGGTGGTGCCCGGCACGAGCGGCACCGCGTAGTACAGGTCGAGGTCCGCCAGCTGGCGGCCGCTCTCGGACTCGCCCAGCACCTTGCGGGCCTCCAGCGAGGCCTCGTCGTCGGTGAAGAGGCGACGGAGGGAGGAGGCCCGCGGCGCGCGCTCCAGCAGGGCCTGCGCGGCCTTCACGTCACCGTCGAGCCGGGCCTCGGAGAGCCCCCGCCCGGCGAGCAGCGAGCGCTCGGCCCCGGAGCGCTCCGCCGCGAGCGCGCGCAGCGCATTGCCCCGCAGGCGCACGCGGCTGCCCTCGTGGAACTTCACCACCAGGCGCTCCACGGGCGTGCCCGACGGCAGCGCCTTCTGGAGGCGCTTGTCGGCGGCGACGCGGGGCAGCGGCTCCTGCGATGCGGCGAAGGCGGTGGTGCACAGCGTGAGCCCGACGAGCGCGCCCGTCAGGCGGGATGCGAAACGTGAAGGAGACATCCGGTTCTCCCGGTGTGGAAGGGAACGTCCTCGACGCAGTCACCGGGCCCGGTGCCCCGTGACTCCGTCAGCCCTCCACCCTAGAATACCGGTCTGACAAGAAATACGGCTAAAGCCCGCCCAGGCCTCAGGACCCGCGCGGCTTCGCGTCCTGGAACGCGCTCATCTGCGCGGCCAGCGCGCGCTGGAACGCGGGCCGTGCCTCGCAGCGTTCCTTGTAGGCCTTGAGCGTGGGATGGGCGTCGAGCACGTCGGTGTGCCGCAGGATGCGCAGCACCGTGGTCATCATCAGGTCGCCCACGGTGAAGCGCTCCTCCAGGTACTGGCGGTCTCCCAGCCACGTGGCCAGTTCGCCCAGGCGCTGGTGGATGCGCTTCACCACGTCGGGCCGGTGGAGCCCGGCCCACTCTGCGTCCGGGACGAAGAGGTCGATCTCCGCGAGCTGCTGGATGTGGATCTCCAGCGAGTTCAGCGCCGCGAACAACCACGAGAGCGCCCGCGCCCGGCCCGACTCATCCGTGGGGAGCAGCACGTCGCTGTTCAACGCCAAGTGCACCAGGATGGCGCCCGACTCGAAGAGGGACAGGCCGTCGTCCTCGAACACGGGCACCTGCCCGAAGGGCTGCTGCATGCGGTAGTCGGCCGACCGCTGGACGTCGCCATCGATGAGCCTCGCCTGATACGGCAGGCCCGCCTCCTCCAGCGCCCACCGCACCCGGAGGTCTCGCACCAGGCCCTGCGCGAACGGTGGCACCCACTTGAAAGCACTGACGGTGATCATGCCCGGCAGCCTCTCGTCACTCGGGCAGGCATGACCAGCGTCATCTGAAACGCATGTCCGCCCGGATGCCCCTGCCCGGAGGACGATGCCCGTGTCGTGCCGGGTGGACATCTCGTGCGCATGGGAGACGAAGCGCGCCGCGGCGCCGCACGGAGCCACACCTCGTGGCCCACCCGCGTCAGCCCGTTCCTTGGCTCCCTGCGCGGCTATGACAGGGCGCGCCTGAAGAAGGACCTGGTGGGCGCGCTCACGGTGACGGCGCTGCACATCCCGGAGGGCATGGCCTACGCGCAGCTCGCGGGGCTGCCTCCGCAGGCGGCGCTGTACTCCACTCCGGCGGCGCTGGCGCTCTACGCGCTGTTCGGCAGCTCGCGGCAGCTCATCATCGCGGTGTCCGCCAGCGTGTCGGTGCTCTCCGCCGCCACGGTGGGCGCCGTGGCACAGCAGGGCACTCCACGCTTCGTGGCGCTCACGGCCGCGCTGGCCCTGATGGCGGGTGCCGTGGCCGTGCTGGCGGGCGTGCTGAAGCTGGGGCGCGTGGCGCAGTTCTTCTCCACCTCCGTGCTGAGCGGCTTCGTGTTCGGGCTGGCGCTCATCATCGCCATCAAGCAGGTGCCCAAGCTCCTGGGCATCCAGGGCGCGAAGGGCGGCTTCTTCGAGCGGCTGGGCTTCATCCTCTCCCACCTGGGACAGACGCATCCGCTGACGCTCGCCGTGGGGGCGGCGAGCATCGCGGCGCTGCTCCTGCTGGGACGGCTGTCCCGGCGCGTCCCGGCGTCGCTCGCGGTGCTGGTGCTGGGTCGCTGCTGCGCCTGGACGCGCAGGGCGTGGCCATCGTGGGGCCCATCCCCGCGGGCCTGGTGCCGCCCCAGCTCCCGGAAGTGGGGATGAAGGACCTGCTCCCGTTGTTGCCGGGCGCGTGCGGCATCGTGCTGGTGGCGTTCGCGGAGGCCATTGGCCCGGCGCGCATGTTCGCCGCGAAGCACGGCTACGAGGTGGACCCCGACCGGGAGCTGGTGGGCCTGGGCGCCGCGAACCTGGGCGGCGGGCTCTTCCGGGGCTTCGGCATGGGGTGCAGCCGGTCCAAGTCCGCCGCGAATGATCAGGCGGGGGCCACCACGCAGGTGTCCTCGCTGGTGACGGCGGGGCTGACGCTGCTGGTGGCCTTGTTCCTCACGGGCCTGTTCCGCGCGCTGCCAGAGGCCACGCTGGGCGCCATCGTGGTGGTGGCCATCCTGGGGATGATGGACGTGAAGGCGCTGGCGCGGCTGGCCCGCCTGCGCCGCGCGGACTTCCTGGGCGCGGCGGTGGCGCTGGCGGCGGTGCTGGCCTTCGACGTGCTGCCCGGCCTGCTCATCGCGGTGGGCGTGTCGCTGTTCCTCACCGTCTACCGCGCCAGCCAGCCGCGCCTGAGCGAGCTGGGGCGGGTGCCCGGGACGCTGGACCTGGTGGCCACGCACCGCGAGTCCTCCGCCATCACCCTGCCCGGCCTGCTCGTCATCCGGCCGGAGGAAGGCCTCTTCTTCGCCAACGCGACGGCGCTGCGGGACGCGGTGCTCGCCCTCGTGCGTGACGCGAAGGTGCCGGTGCGCGAGGTGCTGCTGGACCTGGAGCTGACGGAGGACCTGGACGTGCCGGGGGCGGACATGCTGGCGGGCCTGCACGAGGACCTGTCGCACCGGGGCATCACCCTGGCCCTCGCCCGCGTGCACGCGCCGACGCTCCGGTTGCTGGAGCGCACCGGAGCGCTGGCGAAGGTGGAGCGGCGCAACGTGCATCCCCAGGTGAGCACGGGCGTGGAGTCCTGGATGGCGCGGCACGAGTCCCAGACGTGGCAGGAGTGGCGCCTCATCCAGGACGGGCTGTACCTGGTGCGCTCGCGCGTGGACGAGGCGGGCGCGGCGCTGCACGGCGAGGAGCGCTACCGGCAGGAGGACCTCCTCATCCGGCTGGATGAAGCGGACAGGCGCATGCGGGAGCTGTTGCGGAAGCTGCCGCATCCCCCGACCGATGAGGACTCGCGGGGGTCCACGCACTGAGGCCGGCGCGCGTCACGCGGGAGGCCGGACCTGCCTCCCGAGCCCCCGCCCGCCCCCGGCCACCGGAACGATGTCCGGACCGGGCCCCCGTGGGCACCTCGTGCCCAGGAGGTGGCGAATGGCAAGCAAGGCGAAGCCCTCGGGCAACGGACACGGCAAGCAGGCGAAGCAGCCCAACATCCTGGTCATCTGGGGAGATGACATCGGCTTCTGGAACATCAGCGCCTACAACCAGGGGATGATGGGCTACCGCACGCCCAACATCGACCGCATCGCGAAGGAAGGCGCGCTGATGACGGACTGCTACGGCCAGCAGAGCTGCACCGCGGGCCGCGCGGCGTTCATCACGGGCATGAACCCGCTGCGCACGGGGCTCACCACCATTGGCATGCCGGGCGCGAAGTACGGCCTGCAGGACTCCGACCCCACCATCGCGGAGATGCTCAAGCCGCTGGGCTACACCTGCGGCCAGTTCGGCAAGAACCACCTGGGCGACTCCAATCCCTACCTGCCCACGAACCACGGCTTCGACGAGTTCTTCGGCAACCTCTACCACCTGAACGCGGAGTGCGAGCCGGAGTGCCCCGACTACCCGAAGGATCCGGCCTTCAAGGCGCGCTTCGGGCCTCGCGGCGTGCTGCACAGCTGGGCCACGGACCGCCAGGACGTCACCGAGGATCCGCGCTGGGGCGTCGTGGGCAGGCAGCGCATCGAGGACACCGGCCCGCTCACCAAGAAGCGCATGGAGACGGTGGACGGCGAGTTCCTGAAGGAGGCGCTGGACTTCATGGAGCGCGCGGTGAAGGACGGCAAGCCGTTCTTCCTCTGGCACAACACCACGCGCACCCACGTCTTCACCTACCTCCAGGAGAAGTACCGCAACGTCACGGGCTATGGCCTCTACGCGGACGCGATGCGGGAACTGGACGACATCGTCGGGGCGTTGCTGGCCAAGCTGGACGAGTTGGGCATCGCGGACAACACCCTGGTGGTGTTCTCCACCGACAACGGCGTGGAGAAGATGGGCTGGCCGGACGGCGGCAACAGCCCGTTCCGCGGGGAGAAGGGGTCGACGTGGGAGGGCGGCGTGCGGGTGCCGTGCGCGGTGCGCTGGCCGGGCGTGGTGGAGCCGGGGCGCGTCATCAACGACATCTTCGCGCACGAGGACTGGATGCCCACGCTGGTGGCGGCGGCGGGCGGCCCCACGGACCTCGCGGAGAAGTGCAAGCAGGGCTACAAGGTGGGGGACAAGACCTTCAAGGTCTACCTGGACGGGTACGACCAGCGGGGGCTGCTGGCGGGCACGGAGGAGGGGCGCCGGCACGAATTCATCTACGTGCTCGACAGCGGCAACCTCGCGGCGGTCCGGTACAAGGACTGGAAGATCATCTTCAGCTACCAGGACGGCGAAGGCCCGGACATGTGGTTCAGCGGCAAGCGCTTCAACCCGGCGTGGCCCTACCTCATCAACCTGCGCTCGGATCCGTTCGAGTACGCGACGCACTCCGGTCTCTACACGCAGTGGTACGGCGAGCGCATGTTCACCTTCGTCCCCGCGCAGATGCTGGTGAAGCAGTTCGCGGAGAGCCTCATCGAGTTCCTGCCCAGCCAGGCCCCGGGCAGCCTGAGCATCGGGCCGATGAAGGAGCGCGTGAAACAGAAGATGGCGGAGGCGAGGAAGCAGAAGGAGGAGCCCAGCGTCAGCGACCAGGTCATGTCCCTGGCCAACGAGGTGGAGCAGTTCATCCAGCGCTTCCAGCAATCCCATACGTAGCCCACCGGGCCCGTCGGGCCGTGGGGCGTCCATTCCTCCACTGCCCGACACCCGCCCCGGCCCCCGGTGCGAGTGTCATTCGGGGCGCCGGGCCGGATGTTCTCCGTTGGAGGACTTCCCGCCATGCACCGCAACGACAGCCGCGACGCCACGCCCGACGCGGAGCCCACCGACACCGCCGCGCGCCCGGGCCGCGCTCCGTTCCCGGACATGGTGTGGGTTCCCGGCGGCACGTACTGGATGGGCTCCGATCATCACTATCCCGAAGAAGCCCCCGCGCATCAGGTCACCGTCTCCGGCTTCTGGATGGACCGCTTCACCGTGACGAACGAACAGTTCGCCCGCTTCGTCGAAGCCACCGGCTACGTCACCGTCGCGCAGCGCCCGCTCAATCCCGCGGACTACCCCGGCGCCACGCCGGACTCGCTCGTCCCCGGCTCGCTCGTGTTCCAGAAGGCCCGGGGCCCCGTGGACCTGGGCAACGTGACCAACTGGTGGAGCTACGTCCCCGACGCCTGCTGGAAGCACCCCGAAGGGCGCCGCTCCTCCGTGAAGCACCGCCGCGACCACCCCGTCGTCCACATCGCCTTCGAGGACGCGGAGGCCTACGCCACCTGGGCCGGCAAGGCCCTCCCCACCGAGGCGGAGTGGGAGCGCGCCGCGCGCGGCGGCCTGGACCGCAACGAGTTCTGCTGGGGCAATGACTTCACCCCCAACGGCGAACACCTGGCCAACACCTGGCAGGGCTACTTCCCGTGGCAGAACCTCCGCGAGGACGGCCACGAGGGCACCTGCCCCGTCGGCGCCTTTCCTCCCAATGGCTATGGCCTCCATGAGATGGCTGGCAACGTCTGGGAATGGACCACCGACTGGTACCAGGAGCGCCACCAGGGAAACAAAGGCAAGGCGTGCTGCATCCCCGTCAACCCGCGAGGCCCCGCCACGGCCCAGGGCAGCCAGGCCCCCTCCACGCCCGCCGTCACCCTCCCGCGCCGCGTCCTCAAGGGCGGCAGCCACCTGTGCGCGCCCAACTACTGCCGCCGCTACCGGCCCGCGGCGCGCTCGCCCCAGGCCGTGGACAGCGGCGCCAGCCACATCGGCTTCCGCTGCATCGTGCGCCCGTAGCCGCGACCTGCGGCAAGCAGGAAGGTGACGCGGATGGCGGACGCAGAGGCACTTCCTGGAGCCAGGGGGCGGCCGGGGAGGCACGGGCAGGCTCGACGACCGCGTGAGGGCCCGTCCCTCCGTTGGTGGCTCCAACACCGGCTGTGGATTCCACCCGCCGTGGGGGCTGCCCTGGGAGCCTGCCTGGGCGTTCTCTTCGTGACGCCATCGC
This genomic stretch from Corallococcus caeni harbors:
- a CDS encoding FadR/GntR family transcriptional regulator; protein product: MVRVGLVAYVEEQLERAIALGMLPRGQFGSEEKLAREFGCCRGTVREALRRLAARGLVVQRSGRKTRAVALDESLTLENLGLALHDERRPECRRLLEGFFSLKRQVLVELLADCCTRASDAALGQLEDACFWLSDAARWNPGERCAQWEFELLRLAARAAERPGHLLLIQSLQRALRGNATRLLSLMGGETLRQWVFCAIEALRNRDARALQHELPALLKACDERVLEDFAPVPQEQESPEAECPPECLPDVPASASAQDDAPAAGPCVEERGPDHLAPAAGATGALGIGPRVHEGDLPVEPDRGTPRIPAAPGLTPGEPQGACSPVDVTGAAPGNIPDCRAGGSASSQEEEPLARGEAQGERAASWPPGARPHHEDGGQCASDASMAQTPEPPAS
- a CDS encoding FAD-dependent oxidoreductase, which encodes MQAHPSQVRQVPVLIVGGGLVGLSTALFLAHQGVRALIIEKHAGTSLHPRARGFHARTVELLRSTCAREDVEQAGAVPEGTVVGELVAVTLAGPVHSWKTRTVSTQRMDLSPCPFVFLGQDRLEPILLKAVRSQDVEVCFRHELTGFTQDAQGVRATVLDRDTGTVSTVQATYLIGADGVRSPVREALGISQRGRGSFGHNISTLFEADLSPVQREVPLGFAVLTHPEVGGVIAATDVRDRWIHATRLDLARETADDFTEARWTQRLRTVTGIPDLTPTFHGTFVWEAAERVAERFGSGRVFLAGDAAHQMPPTGGFGANTGIHDAANLAWKLAAVLNGHAGPALLETYDAERRPVAAATANQAALLALKMAKQELPADAVLVDDDAVTLGYRYGEGPPLPKTFVPTGEPGTRAPHVWLDGPDGRKSTLDLLGNGFVLLAGSEAWRSAELVPLRVHVVYGWQHAYGVGDGGACLVRPDGMVAARWNEPVPDAEHLLEATLKTVLFRAEPFSVRSQPTEPVR
- a CDS encoding S8 family peptidase; amino-acid sequence: MSPSRFASRLTGALVGLTLCTTAFAASQEPLPRVAADKRLQKALPSGTPVERLVVKFHEGSRVRLRGNALRALAAERSGAERSLLAGRGLSEARLDGDVKAAQALLERAPRASSLRRLFTDDEASLEARKVLGESESGRQLADLDLYYAVPLVPGTTSERVAELVAALNALDSVEVAYAEPPAEPAMVNFGMEPALRSLLAAADIAPTTPLYEGNQGYLNAAPSGVDARYAWGVAGGNGAGIRFVDIEGGWRTTHEDMPGLFTQLGAQYNDLGWRNHGTAVLGEIVGTANGYGVTGIAHGATVGVSAASQGTAAAIANAASAVGRGGVILIELHAQGPADSTPCTCNQGQCNYIAMEYWQANYDAIATATANGVTVVEAAGNGSANLDEAAYGGAFNRGVRDSGAIVVGASTATTRVPMCWTNFGSRVDVHGWGESVASMGYGDLFGSAYGEDQYYTGTFSGTSSASPIVTGSALSLQGVARARGSDPLEPRYLRSLLASTGTAQAADARNIGRLPNLRQAILSLQATPALSWSGAGPIAGRYCTQVHEAADPNTWNDNFLCSTVDYGIQWSSAGPIAGMRCTQIYESSEPAGHTWNDNYLCVPTSSPLQFSWSPAGPIEGKQCTLIHESADPHDWYDNYLCY
- a CDS encoding glutathione S-transferase family protein, translated to MITVSAFKWVPPFAQGLVRDLRVRWALEEAGLPYQARLIDGDVQRSADYRMQQPFGQVPVFEDDGLSLFESGAILVHLALNSDVLLPTDESGRARALSWLFAALNSLEIHIQQLAEIDLFVPDAEWAGLHRPDVVKRIHQRLGELATWLGDRQYLEERFTVGDLMMTTVLRILRHTDVLDAHPTLKAYKERCEARPAFQRALAAQMSAFQDAKPRGS